One Solea senegalensis isolate Sse05_10M linkage group LG3, IFAPA_SoseM_1, whole genome shotgun sequence genomic window carries:
- the nelfa gene encoding negative elongation factor A, whose amino-acid sequence MASMKDSDTGLWLHNKLGSTDELWTPPSIASLLTVSVIDNIRLCFSSLSPPVKLKLLLGMLHLPRRTVDEMKEALSEIIQLATVDSEPWVLMVADILKSFPETGSLNLDLEEQNPNVQDILGELREKVSECEASAMLPLECQYLNKSALTTLVGPLTPPVKHFQLKRKPKSATLRAELLQKSTETAQQLKKTAGVPFHAKGRGLVKKIDTTTPLKGIPKAPFRNPTTPSMFSPPSNRTPIAPARTPLRKERGVKLLDISELEMVGAGREAKRRRKTLDAEAGEKAAKEEAVVENTTPDYAAGLVSAQKLGALNENPLPSTSYLPATPSMVPSSSYIPSSEAQPANAGGSGRDTLQSARQPEESATAGAGATPTLPGQYKQRTPMYNASTTANPATPTSPSTPASTPANNGPPAAATASQPETPTQPPGTPQTTTPTPTPTPPQPQPKKNLSLTRDQMYAAQEMFKTANKVTRPEKALILGFMAGSRENPCPEQGDIIQIKLSEHTEVLPKADGTGSTTMLVDTVFEMNYSTGQWTRLKKYKPITNTS is encoded by the exons ATGGCGTCGATGAAGGACAGCGACACCGGCCTGTGGCTTCACAACAAGCTTGGCTCCACGGACGAGCTTTGGACGCCCCCGAGCATCGCCTCCCTCCTTACCGTGTCGGTAATCGACAACATACGGCTGTGCTTTTCGAGCCTGTCGCCGCCggtgaagctgaagctgctgctcgGGATGCTGCACCTCCCCAGGCGGACCGTTGACGAG ATGAAAGAAGCCCTGTCGGAAATAATCCAGCTGGCTACTGTGGACTCAGAGCCCTGGGTGCTGATGGTTGCTGACATCCTCAAGTCCTTCCCAGAGACTGGCTCTCTCAATCTGGACTTGGAGGAGCAGAATCCAAATGTGCAAGATATTCTTGGCGAGCTCAGAGAGAAAG tgagtgaatgtgaggcaTCTGCAATGCTTCCTCTGGAGTGTCAGTACCTGAACAAGAGTGCATTAACCACTCTGGTTGGTCCACTTACACCCCCCGTCAAACATTTCCAGCTGAAAAGGAAGCCGAAGAGCGCCACCCTCAGAGCAGAACTGCTCCAGAAAT cCACAGAGACAGCTCAGCAGCTGAAAAAGACAGCTGGAGTGCCTTTTCATGCCAAAGGGAGAGGACTGGTCAAAAAGATTGACACTACTA CTCCTCTCAAGGGGATTCCCAAGGCCCCATTCCGCAACCCCACTACTCCCAGTATGTTCAGTCCTCCCAGTAACCGCACACCCATTGCACCTGCACGGACTCCGCTGCGTAAGGAGAGGGGCGTCAAG CTGTTGGACATCTCAGAGCTGGAAATGGTCGGTGCTGGAAGAGAAGctaagaggagaagaaagacttTGG ATGCGGAGGCTGGAGAGAAAGCAGCTAAAGAAGAAGCAGTGGTGGAAAACACCACACCAGACTATGCTGCTGGACTTGTCTCTGCACAG AAACTGGGGGCGCTGAATGAGAATCCTCTGCCATCAACCAGCTACCTACCAGCTACACCCAGCATGGTTCCCTCTTCCTCTTACATTCCCAGCTCTGAGGCACAGCCAG CAAATGCTGGTGGTTCTGGTCGGGACACGCTGCAGTCGGCTCGTCAACCGGAGGAGTCTGCAACAGCGGGCGCTGGTGCCACCCCCACTTTACCGGGCCAATACAAACAGAGGACGCCTATGTACAACGCCAGCACCACAGCCAATCCAGCAACGCCCACATCCCCCAGCACACCGGCCTCCACCCCAGCCAACAATGGACCCCCAGCTGCTGCAACTGCTAGCCAGCCAGAGACACCCACCCAGCCTCCCGGCACACCACAGACTACCACCCCAACTCCAACGCCTACACCCCCACAGCCCCAGCCTAAAAAGAATCTCTCACTCACG AGGGACCAGATGTACGCTGCCCAGGAGATGTTCAAGACGGCCAACAAGGTCACCAGACCAGAGAAGGCCCTAATCCTGGGCTTCATGGCTGGATCCAGAG AGAACCCATGCCCGGAGCAGGGGGACATCATCCAGATCAAGCTGAGCGAACACACAGAGGTTTTGCCCAAAGCCGACGGCACAGGCAGCACCACCATGCTGGTGGACACAGTTTTCGAAATGAACTACTCCACAGGACAGTGGACCCGTCTCAAGAAATACAAACCTATTACCAATACCTCTTGA
- the lg3h4orf48 gene encoding neuropeptide-like protein C4orf48 homolog, translating to MASSGYCVQAAVLMLMLAVQLLCLGAADADQETGTVIPAESRPCVDCHAFEFMQRALQDLKKTAFNLDARTETLVLRAERRALCDCMPTNSLR from the exons ATGGCATCCAGCGGTTATTGTGTGCAGGCAGcggtgctgatgctgatgctggccgtgcagctgctgtgtctggGTGCAGCTGATGCGGATCAGGAGACTGGGACTGTTATTCCCGCTGAAA GTCGACCGTGCGTGGACTGTCATGCATTTGAATTCATGCAGAGGGCGCTGCAGGATCTAAAGAAGACTGCGTTCAACCTTGATGCCAGG ACAGAGACGCTGGTGCTGAGAGCAGAGAGGCGGGCCCTGTGCGACTGTATGCCCACCAACTCACTGCGCTGA
- the faah2b gene encoding fatty-acid amide hydrolase 2-B: MALNILEAARRVIASVVITALLRVFRFFSAWKTAVPSAIKRVPPVGNPLLLLSATQLAKKIRRKEVSSVEVVQAYIDRIQEVNPLLNAVVKDRFAAALQEAAQVDKLIEEETGGEEVLEDRLPLLGVPLSVKESFALQGMPNSTGVITRKAILASIDAAMVALLKRAGAIPLGVTNTSELCMWLESHNHLYGIANNPYDLERTPGGSSGGEGSILAAAGSVIGVGSDIGGSIRMPAFFNGIFGHKPTPGIVSSEGHYPPASGRHDEYISNGPMCRYAEDLLPMLKIMAGPSVHMLSLNTKVDLKKVRFFSIPDDGGNSKSYPVSKELIDIQRKVVERLEADLGVKVEEVRIPELRYSFEIWSTYMNLPDKEGKPPTSMAELMGEPGRPVWPLWEILKSLMGKSNHTIPAIAFALTQMSCQSEPSPFIIQLRESLQKKVDKLLGTDGILFYPSHPRVAPEHHTPLLRPYDFPYTGIFNILGLPVTQCPLGLGEEGLPLGVQVVGGKLQDHVTLAVALYLEKTFGGWRDPGASKA, encoded by the exons ATGGCTCTGAATATACTGGAAGCGGCTCGGAGAGTCATCGCCTCTGTCGTCATCACAGCCCTGCTCAGGGTCTTTCGCTTCTTTAGCGCCTGGAAAACCGCCGTGCCATCCGCAATCAAGCGGGTCCCGCCCGTGGGCaacccgctgctgctgctgtcagcgaCGCAGCTGGCCAAAAAGATCCGGCGAAAGGAG gtgtcaAGTGTGGAGGTGGTGCAGGCTTACATTGACAGGATCCAAGAAGTCAACCCTCTTCTCAATGCTGTTGTAAAAGACAG GTTTGCTGCTGCCCTCCAGGAGGCGGCACAGGTGGATAAGCTGATAGAGGAGGAgactggaggagaggaggtgctGGAGGACCGACTCCCTTTACTGGGAGTTCCACTTTCTGTCAAAGAGTCTTTTGCCCTCCAGG GCATGCCCAACAGTACAGGTGTGATCACCAGAAAAGCAATTCTGGCCTCCATCGATGCTGCAATGGTGGCCCTGTTAAAAAGAGCGGGCGCCATTCCACTGGGCGTCACCAACACCAGCGAGCTGTGCATGTGGCTCGAGTCGCACAACCACCTGTACGGAATCGCCAACAACCCATACGACCTGGAGAGGACACCAGGAGGAAGCTCAG GAGGAGAGGGCAGCATACTGGCAGCAGCAGGCTCGGTCATCGGCGTAGGCTCCGACATCGGCGGCAGTATCCGTATGCCCGCTTTCTTCAATGGAATATTTGGCCATAAACCCACTCCAG GCATTGTGTCCAGTGAGGGTCATTACCCTCCCGCTTCTGGCAGACATGACGAGTACATCAGTAACGGTCCCATGTGCCGCTATGCTGAGGATTTGCTGCCCATGCTCAAGATCATGGCTGGACCCAGTGTTCACAT gTTGTCCTTAAACACCAAGGTGGACCTTAAAAAGGTGCGCTTCTTCTCCATCCCTGATGATGGGGGCAATTCTAAGTCCTACCCTGTCAGCAAAGAGCTCATAGACATTCAGAGAAAG GTGGTGGAGCGTCTGGAGGCTGATCTTGGAGTCAAAGTTGAGGAAGTGCGCATCCCTGAGCTCCGCTATAGCTTTGAGATCTGGAGTACCTACATGAATCTCCCTGATAAGGAGGGCAAG CCTCCTACGTCAATGGCTGAGCTGATGGGGGAACCAGGACGACCAGTGTGGCCACTGTGGGAAATTCTGAAATCCCTGATGGGAAAGTCAAACCATACCATCCCCGCTATTG CCTTCGCCCTGACTCAGATGTCCTGTCAGTCGGAGCCGTCGCCCTTCATCATTCAGCTGAGGGAGAGCCTGCAGAAGAAGGTGGACAAGCTCCTGGGCACTGATGGGATTTTGTTTTACCCCTCACACCCCAGAGTGGCTCCTGAACACCACACACCGCTTCTCAGACCTTATGACTTCCCCTACACTG GCATATTTAACATCCTGGGGCTGCCGGTCACTCAGTGTCCTCTGGGTCTGGGTGAAGAGGGTCTGCCTCTGGGTGTGCAGGTTGTGGGTGGGAAGCTGCAGGACCACGTCACTCTGGCTGTGGCTCTGTATCTGGAGAAGACATTTGGAGGTTGGAGAGACCCTGGAGCAAGTAAAGCATAG